A section of the Arabiibacter massiliensis genome encodes:
- a CDS encoding WYL domain-containing protein has product MGSRATKEEARPQRRRDCRLKLLPLCILRILEQGTDAEHPLSIEDIRRRVEAEYGIEVDRKTVSNNLSWLAELDERVRPDVKERSDGQGGVQEVSCGWHCEPALEAEELRYLADALFSCPRMPPRQKRDLWQKVSALGGARAKKLAGFGDFYDASPQPAVNRQLFRSIDVLNDALGNGWQASFSLGSLDLEGRFCQQAGERRHVVDPRFMAMSDGRHYLFASYPSAEIPPGDRKMYSFRIDLMFDAEIPRDRCGEPRKATVPPDRHPDIRAYLDKHLYTYSDPIVAVLFRFEDTDANRNLVFDRFGSAVRLARVDGGAAGARPLLEASVQANENAMRFFAMQYSDVVEVLKPQSLRDALHEEGLRVAKRYAGGAPG; this is encoded by the coding sequence ATGGGCAGCAGGGCAACGAAGGAGGAGGCGAGGCCGCAACGGCGGCGGGACTGCCGCTTGAAGCTTCTGCCGCTTTGCATCCTGCGCATCCTGGAGCAGGGCACCGATGCCGAGCATCCCCTGAGCATCGAGGACATCCGCAGGAGGGTGGAGGCCGAATACGGCATCGAGGTCGACCGCAAGACCGTCTCGAACAACCTGTCCTGGCTCGCCGAGCTCGACGAGCGGGTGCGTCCGGACGTGAAGGAGCGCTCCGACGGCCAGGGAGGCGTGCAGGAGGTGAGCTGCGGCTGGCATTGCGAGCCCGCGCTCGAGGCGGAGGAGCTGCGCTACCTGGCGGATGCGCTGTTCAGCTGCCCGCGCATGCCGCCGCGGCAGAAGCGCGACCTCTGGCAGAAGGTGAGCGCGCTCGGAGGGGCCCGCGCGAAGAAGCTTGCGGGCTTCGGCGATTTCTACGACGCGAGCCCGCAGCCCGCCGTGAACAGGCAGCTGTTCCGCAGCATCGACGTGCTGAACGACGCCCTGGGCAACGGCTGGCAGGCGAGCTTCTCGCTGGGCAGCTTGGATCTGGAAGGCAGGTTCTGCCAGCAGGCCGGCGAGCGGCGCCACGTGGTGGATCCGCGTTTCATGGCCATGAGCGACGGAAGGCACTACCTCTTCGCCAGCTACCCGAGCGCCGAGATACCCCCGGGCGATCGCAAGATGTACTCGTTTCGCATCGACCTCATGTTCGATGCGGAGATACCCCGCGATCGCTGCGGAGAGCCCCGGAAGGCGACGGTGCCGCCCGACCGGCATCCCGACATACGGGCCTACCTGGACAAGCACCTCTATACGTACTCCGATCCCATCGTCGCCGTGCTGTTCCGCTTCGAGGACACCGATGCGAACCGCAACCTCGTGTTCGACCGCTTCGGGTCGGCCGTGCGCCTCGCGCGCGTCGACGGCGGCGCGGCCGGCGCCCGCCCGCTCCTCGAAGCCTCCGTGCAGGCCAACGAGAACGCCATGCGCTTCTTCGCGATGCAGTATTCAGACGTGGTCGAGGTGCTGAAGCCCCAGAGCCTGCGCGACGCCCTGCACGAGGAAGGACTGCGCGTGGCGAAGCGCTACGCGGGCGGGGCTCCGGGCTAG
- the rlmD gene encoding 23S rRNA (uracil(1939)-C(5))-methyltransferase RlmD, producing the protein MEETITVERMGYGSEAVGRLSSGKAVFVEGGAPGDVAEVEVVEEKPAFARARIARLVEPSPVRVEGRCGAGEACGGCPWQHVAYEAQLEAKRANVAAALERTAGFEAARAEELVRPCLPSKRQWGYRNKLELGARMDERGVFQLGFHREGTHDIATPDSCPLAHDALKKAPKALRGALRFAQGSSDLEIFRVGVRHSLRTRDLEVALWTAPGAFPRAHIAKTLKSALKATSIVRVMADPGKARKIKGVETLDGKGCWEEELGSARYLTSAPSFFQVNTAQAERLVAEAVAGLGGAVGEDGPEGLDGLLVADLYAGGGTFSIPLAQAGADVLAVESAGSSVRDLRRNADMNGVDVEVIGGDAARELPELGGLDALVVDPPRAGLADGVVESIAAAAPGRVVYVSCNPATWARDVKRFEQEGYRLARVQPVDLFPQTFHVEVVSTFERV; encoded by the coding sequence ATGGAAGAAACCATAACGGTGGAGCGCATGGGCTACGGCTCGGAGGCCGTCGGCCGCCTGTCGAGCGGAAAGGCCGTGTTCGTGGAGGGCGGCGCGCCCGGCGATGTGGCCGAGGTGGAGGTGGTGGAGGAGAAGCCGGCCTTCGCCCGCGCCCGCATCGCGCGGCTCGTCGAGCCCTCGCCCGTTCGCGTCGAGGGCCGTTGCGGCGCGGGCGAGGCCTGCGGCGGGTGCCCGTGGCAGCATGTGGCCTACGAGGCGCAGCTCGAAGCCAAGCGCGCCAACGTGGCGGCCGCCCTCGAGCGCACGGCGGGCTTCGAGGCCGCCCGCGCCGAGGAGCTCGTGCGCCCCTGCCTGCCGAGCAAGCGGCAGTGGGGCTACCGCAACAAGCTGGAGCTGGGCGCGCGCATGGACGAGCGCGGCGTGTTCCAGCTGGGCTTCCACCGCGAGGGCACGCACGACATCGCCACGCCGGACTCGTGCCCCTTGGCCCACGACGCGCTCAAGAAGGCCCCGAAGGCGCTGCGCGGCGCGCTCAGGTTCGCGCAGGGGTCGTCCGATCTGGAGATCTTCCGCGTGGGCGTGCGCCACAGCCTGCGCACGCGCGACCTGGAGGTGGCGCTGTGGACGGCACCGGGCGCGTTTCCCCGCGCGCACATCGCCAAGACGCTGAAAAGCGCGCTCAAGGCCACGAGCATCGTGCGCGTCATGGCCGACCCCGGCAAGGCGCGCAAGATCAAGGGCGTGGAGACGCTCGACGGCAAGGGCTGCTGGGAGGAGGAGCTGGGAAGCGCCCGGTACCTCACGAGCGCTCCCTCCTTCTTCCAGGTGAACACCGCGCAGGCCGAGAGGCTGGTGGCCGAGGCCGTGGCCGGGCTGGGGGGCGCGGTGGGCGAGGACGGCCCCGAGGGGCTCGACGGCCTGCTGGTGGCCGACCTGTACGCGGGCGGCGGCACGTTCTCCATCCCGCTCGCGCAGGCCGGGGCCGACGTGCTGGCGGTGGAGTCGGCCGGCTCGTCGGTGCGCGATCTGCGCCGCAACGCCGACATGAACGGGGTGGACGTGGAGGTGATCGGCGGCGACGCGGCGCGCGAGCTGCCGGAGCTGGGCGGCCTGGACGCGCTCGTGGTGGACCCGCCGCGCGCGGGCCTGGCCGACGGCGTGGTGGAGAGCATCGCCGCCGCCGCGCCCGGGCGCGTGGTGTACGTGAGCTGCAACCCCGCCACGTGGGCGCGCGACGTCAAGCGCTTCGAGCAGGAGGGCTACCGCCTGGCCCGCGTGCAGCCGGTCGACCTGTTCCCGCAGACGTTCCACGTGGAGGTCGTCTCGACGTTCGAGCGCGTGTGA
- a CDS encoding GtrA family protein translates to MKKLIAQIMKFGIVGAVAFFIDYGLLALLTEVFGVNYLVSATISFTVSVVFNYVASMRYVFKHKEGMSRRREFVIFVVLSVIGLLINNGCMWAGVELLGVHYLLVKIFATAVVMVWNFVTRKMFLDAGDQPGEILSDIE, encoded by the coding sequence GTGAAAAAGCTCATCGCGCAGATCATGAAGTTCGGCATCGTGGGCGCCGTCGCGTTCTTCATCGACTACGGCCTGCTGGCGCTCCTCACCGAGGTGTTCGGCGTGAACTACCTGGTGAGCGCCACCATATCGTTCACCGTGTCGGTGGTGTTCAACTACGTGGCGTCCATGCGCTACGTGTTCAAGCACAAGGAGGGCATGAGCCGCCGGCGCGAGTTCGTCATCTTCGTGGTGCTGTCGGTGATAGGCCTGCTCATCAACAACGGCTGCATGTGGGCCGGCGTAGAGCTTCTGGGCGTGCACTACCTGCTGGTGAAGATATTCGCCACCGCCGTGGTCATGGTGTGGAACTTCGTCACGCGCAAGATGTTCCTCGATGCCGGCGACCAGCCCGGCGAGATCCTCTCCGACATCGAGTAG
- a CDS encoding ATP-binding protein, translating into MTCDGVTFTSVVAGFEADSLTDQIELGLFDGSSRSSMVRRDGTCVMASGEGGLACGENVFDLLEEHAGPEGGGGVERVRHSVQQGDSCLVPFSAGSRHEYLYLRPMAKGDWYLCTGMPSDLVDGSIASLSGLLMMNAVLMGGVIALVIGACFLVYSRFVRRNTRLLAEEKNRAEVAFEQAQRANLAKSEFLSRMSHEIRTPMNGIMGMTSIALDRMGDDAKVRECLEKVAVASRHLMSLINDILDMSKIESGKMEIKRAPFEFRPLADALDAVFGTQAAERGIDFSMEEGEGIPARLVGDSLRLNQVVYNLLGNALKFTPEGGRVGLRIERMEPPPERAPRRAGSSPSGGGEPVWLRIAVSDTGCGIKPEHFGRIFSSFDQGDEDTGRVFGGTGLGLAITKRFVEMMGGRIRLASTVGEGSTFTVEVPLVRDEDGRARAGEGGSAPSESLAGLGCGARDYDFSGVRILVAEDNELNREIAIEVLAMAGASVDTAATGAEAVRAFSRAPVGGYDLVLMDVQMPEMDGLEATRAIRALDRADAARVPILAMTANAFVEDEERSRESGMDGHLSKPLDIRRVYATIDGFLKRPPERGEEGRKVGRQ; encoded by the coding sequence GTGACCTGCGACGGCGTCACGTTCACCTCGGTCGTGGCGGGCTTCGAGGCCGACAGCCTCACCGACCAGATCGAGCTCGGGCTGTTCGACGGATCGTCCCGCTCCAGCATGGTGCGGCGCGACGGCACCTGCGTCATGGCGAGCGGGGAGGGCGGGCTCGCGTGCGGCGAGAACGTGTTCGACCTGCTCGAAGAGCACGCCGGCCCCGAGGGAGGCGGCGGGGTCGAGCGCGTGAGGCACAGCGTCCAGCAGGGCGATTCGTGCCTCGTGCCGTTCTCCGCCGGCTCGCGCCACGAGTACCTCTACCTCAGGCCCATGGCGAAGGGCGACTGGTACCTGTGCACCGGCATGCCCTCCGACCTGGTCGACGGCAGCATCGCGTCGCTGAGCGGGCTGCTCATGATGAACGCCGTGCTCATGGGCGGCGTGATCGCGCTCGTCATCGGCGCGTGCTTCCTCGTGTACTCCCGCTTCGTGCGGCGCAACACCCGCCTGCTCGCCGAGGAGAAGAACCGCGCCGAGGTTGCCTTCGAGCAGGCCCAGCGGGCGAACCTGGCGAAAAGCGAGTTCCTCTCGCGCATGTCCCACGAGATCCGCACGCCGATGAACGGCATCATGGGCATGACGTCCATCGCGCTCGATCGGATGGGCGACGACGCGAAGGTGCGGGAATGCCTCGAGAAGGTGGCCGTCGCCTCGCGCCACCTGATGTCGCTCATCAACGACATCCTCGATATGAGCAAGATCGAGAGCGGCAAGATGGAGATCAAGCGCGCGCCCTTCGAGTTCCGCCCGCTCGCCGACGCGCTCGACGCCGTGTTCGGCACGCAGGCGGCCGAGCGCGGCATCGATTTCTCCATGGAGGAGGGCGAGGGCATCCCCGCGCGCCTCGTGGGCGACTCGCTCAGGCTCAACCAGGTGGTGTACAACCTGCTGGGCAACGCGCTCAAGTTCACGCCCGAAGGCGGGCGCGTGGGCCTGCGCATCGAGCGCATGGAGCCGCCGCCCGAGCGCGCTCCGAGGCGCGCGGGGTCGTCGCCGTCGGGCGGCGGCGAGCCGGTGTGGCTGCGCATCGCGGTGAGCGACACGGGCTGCGGCATCAAGCCCGAGCACTTCGGGCGGATATTCTCGTCGTTCGACCAGGGCGACGAGGACACGGGGCGCGTGTTCGGCGGCACGGGGCTGGGGCTGGCCATCACGAAGCGCTTCGTCGAGATGATGGGCGGGCGCATCCGCCTGGCGAGCACCGTGGGGGAGGGCTCGACGTTCACCGTGGAGGTGCCGCTTGTCAGGGACGAGGACGGGCGCGCCCGCGCGGGGGAGGGCGGCAGCGCGCCGTCTGAGAGCCTTGCGGGCCTCGGCTGCGGCGCCCGGGACTACGACTTCTCCGGCGTGCGCATCCTCGTGGCCGAGGACAACGAGCTCAACCGCGAGATCGCGATCGAGGTGCTGGCCATGGCGGGCGCCTCGGTGGACACGGCGGCCACCGGCGCCGAGGCCGTGCGGGCCTTCTCCCGCGCGCCGGTGGGCGGCTACGACCTCGTGCTCATGGACGTGCAGATGCCCGAGATGGACGGCTTGGAGGCCACCCGCGCCATCCGCGCGCTCGATCGCGCGGACGCGGCGCGCGTGCCCATCCTGGCCATGACGGCCAACGCGTTCGTCGAGGACGAGGAGCGCAGCCGGGAAAGCGGCATGGACGGGCATCTGAGCAAGCCCCTTGATATCCGCCGCGTTTATGCCACAATAGACGGGTTTCTGAAACGGCCGCCCGAGCGCGGCGAGGAGGGGCGAAAGGTTGGCCGGCAGTGA
- a CDS encoding glycosyltransferase family 2 protein: MEQTTDPSARPAAPRVAVLVPCYNEAVTIGKVVDDFRRVLPEAVVYVYDNNSSDGTGAIAAEHGAVVRTERRQGKGNVVRQMMRDIDADFYVMVDGDDTYPAEAAPALLAPLLADEADMVVGDRLSNGTYGAENDRAFHGFGNDLVRVLIKWIYGFEFSDVMTGYRAYNAVFAKTMPVLSPGFEIETELSIHAVDKRWRIAEVPIDYRDRPEGSESKLDTFSDGMKVLLMILSLFKDYRPLVLFSWLALLFCVLGLVAGIPVIWEFAQTGLVPRLPSALLAVALVFIGILSFTCGLILDTVVKGTRKQYELQVTEAYERFRRP; this comes from the coding sequence GTGGAACAGACTACCGACCCCTCCGCGCGCCCCGCCGCGCCCCGCGTGGCCGTGCTCGTGCCCTGCTACAACGAGGCCGTGACCATCGGCAAGGTGGTGGACGACTTCAGGCGGGTGCTGCCCGAGGCCGTCGTGTACGTCTACGACAACAACTCCTCCGACGGCACGGGGGCCATCGCGGCCGAGCACGGCGCGGTCGTGCGAACTGAGCGCCGCCAGGGCAAGGGCAACGTCGTGCGCCAGATGATGCGCGACATCGATGCGGACTTCTACGTGATGGTGGACGGCGACGACACCTACCCCGCCGAGGCCGCGCCCGCGCTCCTGGCCCCCCTTCTGGCCGACGAGGCCGACATGGTGGTGGGTGACCGGCTCTCCAACGGCACGTACGGGGCCGAGAACGACCGCGCCTTCCACGGCTTCGGAAACGACCTGGTGCGCGTGCTCATCAAGTGGATCTACGGCTTCGAGTTCTCCGACGTGATGACGGGCTACCGCGCCTACAACGCCGTGTTCGCCAAGACCATGCCCGTGCTCTCGCCCGGCTTCGAGATAGAGACGGAGCTCTCCATCCACGCGGTGGACAAGCGCTGGCGCATCGCCGAGGTGCCGATCGACTACCGCGATAGGCCCGAGGGAAGCGAGTCCAAGCTCGACACGTTCTCGGACGGCATGAAGGTGCTGCTCATGATCCTGTCGCTGTTCAAGGACTACCGGCCGCTCGTGCTCTTCAGCTGGCTGGCGCTGCTGTTCTGCGTGCTGGGGCTCGTGGCGGGCATCCCCGTCATCTGGGAGTTCGCGCAGACGGGCCTGGTGCCGCGTCTGCCGAGCGCCCTTCTGGCCGTGGCGCTGGTGTTCATCGGGATCCTCAGTTTCACGTGCGGTCTCATCCTGGACACCGTGGTGAAGGGCACGCGCAAGCAGTACGAGCTGCAAGTGACCGAGGCCTACGAGCGCTTCCGCCGTCCGTAG
- a CDS encoding PD-(D/E)XK nuclease family protein, whose product MRRLRRASSRATRRPRARRPPTAPRSRRARRARSWPRPAASSTWGSRARARRSWWRWTRRSRRRAGPTPTSSTTSAARFSGTGTSRRARLRCPTAAPSRPASSACRWSRRQRALPSAAAAEGSAVALGSAFHRAAQFAAQTGRAPDAARIDALARAFGLADAQRARLAGACARWFASDTCAEALAWPLRRAEAPFFVRVGDAFMEGEIDLLCTEGPEAAGRALVVDYKTGGSDDEDAQAVRAKHELQAQCYAYALLEEGFDAVELRFARVEREEPDGRMQEARYTFAADQKDALRNRIESAR is encoded by the coding sequence ATGCGGAGGCTGCGGCGCGCTTCGTCGAGGGCGACGCGACGGCCGCGTGCACGACGGCCGCCTACCGCGCCGCGCTCAAGGCGCGCGCGGCGCGCGAGGAGCTGGCCGAGGCCCGCCGCAAGCTCTACGTGGGGCTCACGCGCGCGAGCGAGGCGCTCGTGGTGGCGATGGACGCGAAGGAGCCGTCGAAGGGCGGGTCCTACCCCGACCTCGTCGACGACATCCGCAGCGCGCTTTTCGGGGACGGGGACTTCCCGGAGGGCGCGGCTGCGGTGCCCTACGGCGGCACCGAGCCGGCCCGCTTCGAGCGCGTGCAGGTGGAGCCGCAGGCAGAGGGCGCTCCCGTCCGCCGCTGCGGCGGAGGGGAGCGCCGTCGCGCTCGGGAGCGCCTTCCATCGCGCCGCTCAGTTCGCGGCGCAGACGGGCCGCGCGCCCGATGCCGCGCGCATCGACGCCCTCGCGCGCGCCTTCGGGCTCGCCGACGCGCAGCGCGCCCGCCTCGCCGGCGCGTGCGCGCGCTGGTTCGCCAGCGACACGTGCGCCGAGGCGCTCGCCTGGCCGCTTCGCCGCGCGGAGGCGCCGTTCTTCGTGCGCGTGGGCGACGCGTTCATGGAGGGGGAGATCGACCTTCTGTGCACGGAGGGCCCCGAGGCGGCGGGCCGCGCTCTCGTGGTGGACTACAAGACGGGCGGCTCGGACGACGAGGACGCGCAGGCCGTGCGCGCCAAGCACGAGCTGCAGGCGCAATGCTACGCCTACGCGCTGCTCGAGGAGGGCTTCGACGCCGTCGAGCTGCGCTTCGCCCGCGTCGAGCGCGAGGAGCCCGACGGCCGCATGCAGGAGGCCCGCTACACCTTCGCCGCAGACCAGAAGGACGCCCTCCGGAATCGCATCGAAAGCGCACGCTGA
- a CDS encoding PD-(D/E)XK nuclease family protein encodes MHDICDNADAALDAARSRLAEHLSAGASPVLLVPSPAAALRVRRALVGGPGSLGARVETFDAWVADRWELFGDGRRIVEERTRALLVRRALEEPSPGAVELAAALAREALPQLLLARGSEEARALLTDAERALLDALARYAALLAERGLIEASEAADALPDLLEPPDPLLILGFDELPCALERLAGALSGRAPVERFDDGCRAPSCDPSRAPELQALLGRLYAAGEPVEPTGAVRFLLPAGRYAAPALVLRCAADAAARERAAAASEGRAPLPVAVAARDPRALFDDVAAALLARGCPSAVSARRAFSETAFGRTLLALLSFDAEGACRVAQASDFALSAFSGISARAAASLDAAWRADRTVDAARIRRDLSSASEAAAEALAALAEGDLDRAVEGLERRIRARADFDPAFRAEQLAAASSARAFAAACAEAGTAFSDALAHLECAAVPASARTGADRAPEVVFLSLAEAAERPACSCASLLLCDLEAGSYPVRAVEDGRTLLLEKLGLRRPADALADARRRFFRALSAARDEVACERVLNTADADEAYPAVMLEELLDCYLPPQAGTDGRAGIDRATGLPARLVPFAEAAGEESLQTGLALAPAAGRPLSWDVPASGAVSEQGRPRIVLPPPNAPAGAPATLSPSAVETYLECPYKWFALRRLRASEPDVEFGPKEKGSFSHAVLKGFYERFREAGYAKVGPESLGAARAVLDEVFDERLAAQPGLRPKENPLIARTKLEEAEIDDLRRKLATFVEREPLLLPGFEPRFFELDFGAAEPFEYGGFLLRGSVDRIDVNGRGQAVVIDYKGSLTPDHALGSASPAAQANGQLLPHKVQTLMYAQVARRLLGLDVVGALYVSYTKPKAAGAVDRTVLGEGAVPGLSIEKCGAPGPAAEALQAEGFGQLVDLVEERIASAAARLLEGRIDPGPRGKDPCGYCPVLACESRRDRQ; translated from the coding sequence ATGCACGACATATGCGACAACGCGGACGCCGCCCTCGACGCGGCGCGCTCACGGCTTGCCGAGCACCTCTCGGCAGGCGCGTCCCCCGTGCTCCTCGTCCCGTCGCCCGCCGCGGCGCTGCGCGTGCGGCGCGCGCTCGTGGGCGGCCCCGGCTCGCTCGGGGCGCGGGTGGAGACGTTCGACGCATGGGTCGCCGACCGCTGGGAGCTTTTCGGCGACGGCCGCCGCATCGTGGAGGAGAGGACGCGCGCGCTGCTCGTGCGCCGGGCGCTGGAGGAGCCCTCTCCGGGCGCGGTGGAGCTGGCGGCCGCCCTCGCCCGCGAGGCGCTTCCGCAGCTGCTTCTCGCGCGCGGCTCCGAAGAGGCGCGCGCGCTTCTCACCGACGCGGAGCGCGCCCTGCTCGACGCGCTCGCCCGCTACGCGGCGCTGCTCGCCGAGCGCGGGCTCATCGAGGCTTCGGAGGCGGCCGACGCGCTGCCCGATCTGCTGGAGCCGCCGGACCCGCTGCTGATCCTCGGGTTCGACGAGCTGCCCTGCGCGCTCGAGCGGCTGGCCGGGGCCCTGTCGGGTCGCGCGCCCGTGGAGCGCTTCGACGACGGCTGCCGCGCCCCGTCCTGCGACCCCTCGCGCGCGCCGGAGCTGCAGGCCCTGCTCGGGCGGCTGTACGCGGCGGGGGAGCCCGTGGAGCCGACGGGCGCCGTGCGCTTCCTGCTGCCGGCGGGCCGCTACGCCGCGCCCGCGCTCGTGCTGCGCTGCGCGGCCGACGCCGCGGCCCGCGAGCGCGCGGCGGCCGCGTCGGAGGGCCGCGCGCCGCTTCCCGTGGCGGTGGCCGCGCGCGACCCCCGCGCCCTCTTCGACGACGTGGCGGCGGCCCTGCTCGCGCGCGGGTGCCCCTCGGCCGTCTCGGCGCGCAGGGCGTTCTCCGAGACGGCCTTCGGCCGGACCCTCCTCGCCCTGCTCTCCTTCGACGCCGAGGGGGCGTGCCGCGTCGCGCAGGCCTCCGACTTCGCGCTCAGCGCGTTCTCGGGCATCTCGGCGCGCGCGGCGGCCAGCCTCGACGCGGCGTGGCGGGCCGACCGCACGGTTGACGCCGCGCGCATCCGCCGCGACCTGTCCTCGGCGAGCGAGGCGGCCGCCGAGGCCCTCGCGGCGCTTGCCGAGGGCGATCTGGACCGCGCCGTCGAAGGGCTCGAGCGGCGCATCAGGGCCAGGGCCGACTTCGACCCTGCGTTTCGCGCCGAGCAGCTGGCGGCCGCGTCTTCGGCTCGCGCGTTCGCCGCGGCGTGCGCCGAGGCGGGCACGGCGTTCTCGGACGCGCTCGCGCACCTGGAGTGCGCTGCGGTGCCGGCCTCCGCGCGCACCGGGGCCGACCGCGCGCCGGAGGTGGTGTTCCTGTCGCTCGCCGAAGCGGCCGAGCGCCCCGCGTGCTCGTGCGCGTCCCTCCTGCTGTGCGACCTCGAGGCGGGCTCGTACCCGGTGCGCGCCGTGGAGGACGGCCGCACGCTCCTTTTGGAGAAGCTCGGGCTGCGCCGCCCGGCCGACGCGCTCGCCGATGCGCGCAGGCGGTTCTTCCGCGCGCTCTCGGCCGCCCGCGACGAGGTAGCGTGCGAGCGCGTGCTCAACACGGCCGACGCCGACGAGGCGTACCCGGCCGTGATGCTCGAGGAGCTGCTCGACTGCTACCTCCCGCCCCAGGCGGGGACGGACGGGCGCGCCGGCATCGATCGCGCGACGGGGCTGCCCGCGCGCCTCGTCCCCTTCGCCGAGGCCGCCGGCGAGGAGTCGCTGCAGACGGGCCTTGCCCTCGCGCCCGCAGCCGGCCGGCCGCTCTCCTGGGACGTTCCCGCGTCGGGCGCGGTGAGCGAGCAGGGGCGGCCGCGCATCGTGCTGCCGCCGCCGAACGCGCCCGCCGGCGCGCCCGCGACGCTCTCGCCCTCGGCGGTGGAGACGTACCTCGAGTGCCCCTACAAGTGGTTCGCCCTTCGGCGTCTGCGCGCGTCGGAGCCGGACGTCGAGTTCGGCCCGAAGGAGAAGGGCAGCTTCTCGCACGCGGTGCTCAAGGGCTTCTACGAGCGCTTCCGCGAGGCGGGATACGCGAAGGTGGGGCCCGAGAGCCTGGGCGCGGCGCGCGCGGTGCTCGACGAGGTCTTCGACGAGCGGCTGGCCGCGCAGCCGGGCCTGCGGCCCAAGGAGAACCCGCTCATCGCCCGCACGAAGCTCGAGGAGGCCGAGATCGACGACCTGCGCCGCAAGCTCGCCACCTTCGTGGAGCGCGAGCCTCTCCTTCTGCCCGGCTTCGAGCCGAGGTTCTTCGAGCTCGACTTCGGCGCGGCCGAGCCGTTCGAGTACGGAGGGTTCCTTCTGCGCGGCAGCGTCGACCGCATCGACGTGAATGGGCGGGGCCAGGCCGTCGTCATCGACTACAAGGGATCGCTCACGCCCGACCACGCCCTCGGGTCGGCCTCGCCCGCGGCCCAGGCGAACGGGCAGCTGCTGCCGCACAAGGTGCAGACGCTCATGTACGCCCAGGTGGCAAGGCGCCTGCTCGGGCTCGACGTGGTCGGCGCGCTCTACGTGTCCTACACGAAGCCCAAGGCGGCCGGGGCCGTGGACCGCACGGTGCTCGGCGAGGGGGCCGTGCCGGGGCTCTCCATCGAGAAGTGCGGCGCGCCCGGACCTGCGGCCGAGGCCCTCCAGGCCGAGGGCTTCGGGCAGCTGGTCGACCTCGTGGAGGAGCGCATCGCCTCGGCGGCGGCGCGCCTTCTGGAGGGCCGCATCGATCCCGGTCCGCGCGGCAAGGACCCGTGCGGCTACTGCCCGGTGCTCGCCTGCGAGTCGAGGAGGGACAGGCAATGA
- a CDS encoding LysR family transcriptional regulator — protein MKIKQLRYFVAVVDHGSLSRAAKAQYVTVQAVSKAIADLEGELGRALFERESDGMHPTPFARAFHVRAERVLARFDELESFAATFDGSGGKLARLRLALNTPAFNGNEIVRENTAAFLTAALGIECTMDLATAGRGLEGLRSGEFDALVTMGAYAHPGIESLPLGTVPAAVFMKRDHPLAANDVVSLADVAPYPVALSGWFHEANESVVSRYREMGADLRFTDVPLDGVMDHLAAGGVLFTAAISKLGSMYPMAALRPLKADEAVPVPICLVFPTARRAAVLATVEPLFDQRLPFLSPEGASFN, from the coding sequence GTGAAGATCAAACAGCTCAGATACTTCGTCGCCGTCGTTGACCACGGGAGCCTCTCGCGTGCGGCGAAGGCCCAGTACGTCACCGTGCAAGCCGTCTCGAAGGCCATCGCCGACCTGGAGGGGGAGCTCGGGCGCGCCCTGTTCGAGCGCGAGAGCGACGGCATGCACCCGACGCCGTTCGCCCGCGCGTTCCATGTGCGCGCCGAGCGGGTGCTCGCCCGCTTCGACGAGCTCGAGTCCTTCGCGGCCACCTTCGACGGAAGCGGCGGCAAGCTGGCCCGCCTGCGCCTCGCGCTCAACACGCCGGCGTTCAACGGCAACGAGATCGTCCGCGAGAACACGGCGGCGTTCCTCACGGCGGCGCTCGGCATCGAGTGCACCATGGACCTGGCCACGGCCGGGCGGGGCCTCGAGGGCCTGCGAAGCGGGGAGTTCGACGCGCTGGTGACGATGGGCGCGTACGCGCATCCGGGCATCGAGAGCCTGCCGCTGGGAACGGTTCCGGCCGCGGTGTTCATGAAGCGCGACCATCCGCTGGCTGCGAACGACGTCGTCTCGCTGGCCGATGTGGCGCCGTATCCGGTGGCCCTCTCCGGCTGGTTCCACGAGGCGAACGAATCCGTCGTGTCGCGCTACCGCGAGATGGGCGCGGACCTCCGCTTCACCGACGTGCCGCTCGACGGCGTCATGGACCACCTCGCCGCAGGCGGCGTGCTGTTCACCGCGGCCATCTCGAAGCTCGGATCGATGTACCCGATGGCGGCTCTGCGCCCGCTCAAGGCCGACGAGGCGGTGCCCGTGCCCATCTGCCTCGTGTTCCCGACCGCGCGCCGCGCCGCCGTGCTGGCCACGGTGGAGCCGTTGTTCGACCAGCGGCTCCCGTTCCTGTCGCCCGAGGGGGCGTCCTTCAACTAG